DNA sequence from the Streptomyces cinnabarinus genome:
GGCGCTGCTGGCCACCTTGCTGGAGACGTCCGTCAAGGACGTCCTGGACCGCTGCCGGGCCGCGGCCGGGGAAGCCGGGGACGATCCGCTGGCCCGGTTCTGCGGCATGGTCGAGTCGATCGTGCTCTCCATGGCCCACCGCCGGCAACTGGCCTTCCTGGACACCGAGATACGCAGTCTGGATCCGCAGAACCGGGCTCGCTACATCGCCCTGCGTGACTATCTCCAGCACATGCTGCTGGACACGGTCGAGGCGGGCGTCGCCCGGCGCGTGTTCACTACACCGATTCCGGCCGACGCCGTGCGTTCGGTGCTCGTCATGTGCCAGGGGGTCGCCAACTGGTTCCGCGAGGACGGCCCGCTCACCGCGGAGGAGGTCGCCGAACGCCATGTCCTGCTGACCCTCGGGACCGTCGGCCACCCCGGCGCGGTCACCGGTGACCTGCCGGTCCCGTTCCCGCGGTGCTCCTCCGGCGCCCGGGGTTCCGCGGGCCGGCTGCGATGACCGTCTGCGACCCACTCCGGCACGACTCGACACCTCACCCCACGGCCTTCGCGCCGACGAGAGGACATCCCGCATGGACGTGCTTGAGGCCCGCGCCCGGTTCCGCAAGCTCCAGGAGAGGGACGGCCTGGTCGACCCGGCCGAACTGGACGAGATCTGGGCGGCGTTGGCCACCGTCCGCCCCGAGGACATACTCGGCGAGTGGAAGGGCGGCGAATTCCGCACCGGCCATCCCCTCAACGGCGCCCTGGCCAAGGCCGGGTGGTACGGCAAGACGT
Encoded proteins:
- a CDS encoding TetR/AcrR family transcriptional regulator, producing the protein MPSQDSAPPAEHWRSYGPLDLHPILVHAMRAFNEQGYHGTSVRDIAARVGVTVPALYYHYENKQALLATLLETSVKDVLDRCRAAAGEAGDDPLARFCGMVESIVLSMAHRRQLAFLDTEIRSLDPQNRARYIALRDYLQHMLLDTVEAGVARRVFTTPIPADAVRSVLVMCQGVANWFREDGPLTAEEVAERHVLLTLGTVGHPGAVTGDLPVPFPRCSSGARGSAGRLR